One stretch of Nocardioides perillae DNA includes these proteins:
- a CDS encoding GIY-YIG nuclease family protein, protein MPWVYLLSCRDGSFYVGSTVDLERRLWEHQVGLGAAYTRRRRPVELVWCEEHERVDAAYAREKQVQGWSRAKRQALVDGRYADLPRLAEGHWRRGR, encoded by the coding sequence GTGCCCTGGGTCTACCTCCTGAGCTGCCGCGACGGCTCCTTCTACGTCGGCAGCACCGTCGACCTCGAGCGACGGCTGTGGGAGCACCAGGTCGGCCTCGGCGCGGCATACACCCGGCGCAGGCGCCCGGTCGAGCTGGTGTGGTGCGAGGAGCACGAGCGCGTGGACGCGGCGTACGCCCGGGAGAAGCAGGTGCAGGGTTGGAGCCGGGCCAAGAGGCAGGCCCTCGTGGACGGCAGGTACGCCGACCTGCCGCGCCTGGCCGAGGGGCACTGGCGAAGAGGTCGGTAG
- a CDS encoding DUF5130 family protein has product MPAGELRAGDRGAVDAAIRRAEQLSRFEFSVFVGRSEGDPRAFATSLHNSLVAPPRSVLVMVDPQAKVLEVVTGAQVRQRLSDQEVELAVVSMRHDFAAGDLVGGLRRGVAMLAEHARPQRTLHAGA; this is encoded by the coding sequence GTGCCCGCTGGTGAGCTGCGCGCCGGCGACCGCGGTGCGGTCGACGCGGCGATCCGCCGCGCCGAGCAGCTGAGCCGCTTCGAGTTCTCCGTCTTCGTCGGCCGGTCCGAGGGTGACCCGCGCGCCTTCGCGACCAGCCTGCACAACTCGCTCGTCGCGCCCCCGCGGAGCGTCCTGGTGATGGTCGACCCGCAGGCCAAGGTGCTCGAGGTCGTCACCGGCGCCCAGGTGCGCCAGCGACTCTCCGACCAGGAGGTCGAGCTGGCCGTGGTGTCGATGCGCCACGACTTCGCCGCCGGCGACCTCGTCGGCGGCCTGCGCCGCGGCGTCGCGATGCTCGCCGAGCACGCCCGCCCGCAGCGCACCCTCCACGCCGGCGCCTGA